Genomic segment of Bacteroidales bacterium:
GCTATTCCTGAACCCATTATTTACAATGTGCTGGCCTTTTTTATTATTTATATACTGATCTTTGTTTTCGGCTCACTGTTCATGTCAATGTTAGGACTTGACTTTGAAACCTCAATTGGTTCGGTAGCTTCTTCGCTTGGGAATATTGGCCCCGGGCTCGGAAAAGTTGGGCCGGTGGATAATTACTCGTTTATTCCGGTCGCTGGAAAATGGGCACTTGCCTTATTGATGTTGCTAGGCAGATTAGAACTATTTACTGTCCTTGTACTTTTCTCTTCCTCATTCTGGAGAAGGTAATGAATGTATTAGAAAGTCTGCGATCAGTGATAAACAATTAAAAATTATTTCCTGACATGCTTACAGATGTAATGTTTGTCGTCCTGTATCAACTAAACAAAATACAATACCGGGTTTATTCCTTTACTCCCAACAAACACAAACGCATCTGGAAAACCTGCCTACATACAAGACCATCTGGAGAATAGCCTATCCGATTATTTTCAGCTTGTTGGCCCAAAACGTTATCAATGTGATTGATACGGCTTTCATGGGGCGCGTGGGTGAAGTTGAACTTGGCGCGGCTGCTATTGCCGGCATTTTCTACATCGTGCTGTATATGATCGGTTTTGGGTTCAGTACAGGAGCACAAATTTTGATGGCCCGGCGAAATGGTGAAGGCAGAATAAAGGAAATCGGGAGCATTATGGATCACAGTATTTATGTGATGCTAGCCATGGGAATTTTTCTTTTTGTGATCATCAGGTATTTTTCGCCTGCTATGCTAAGACCGTTTATTGCGTCGGATGAAATTTTCAACGCCTCGGTAATATACCTGCAATATCGTATATATGGAGTTTTTTTCGCCTTTTTTAATGTGCTTTCCAGGGCGTTCTTTGTTGGGATTACAAGAACACGACTGCTTATAGTCAGCGCTGTAATTATGGCCAGCGTAAATGTGGTTTTTGATTATATTCTCATTTTCGGACATCTCGGGTTGCCTGCTATGGGGATAGGAGGAGCCGCTATTGCATCTGTAATTGCTGAAGGGGCATCGGCGCTGTTTTTCCTGGTTTACATTCTCAATATGAGCGACCGACACAATTATAACTTGTTTCGGTTTCCAAAATTTAACCTGCAAATCATAAAGAAAACATTTGATGTGTCAGTGTTTATAATGCTTCAATACATTTTCTCGCTGAGTGCCTGGTTCATATTTTTCATGATTATTGAAAAAATGGGCGAGCGCTCATTGGCTATTTCCAATATTATACGGAGCATGTACATGGTACTGATGATACCGGTATGGGCATTTAGTGTAACCACTAGTACCCTTGTAAGCAAT
This window contains:
- a CDS encoding MATE family efflux transporter, yielding MPTYKTIWRIAYPIIFSLLAQNVINVIDTAFMGRVGEVELGAAAIAGIFYIVLYMIGFGFSTGAQILMARRNGEGRIKEIGSIMDHSIYVMLAMGIFLFVIIRYFSPAMLRPFIASDEIFNASVIYLQYRIYGVFFAFFNVLSRAFFVGITRTRLLIVSAVIMASVNVVFDYILIFGHLGLPAMGIGGAAIASVIAEGASALFFLVYILNMSDRHNYNLFRFPKFNLQIIKKTFDVSVFIMLQYIFSLSAWFIFFMIIEKMGERSLAISNIIRSMYMVLMIPVWAFSVTTSTLVSNTIGKGHTHLVIPIIKRITGFTFISVILTLVPLLFIPGLIIRVYTPDASLIAEGVPSVYVIFGAVVMFALAQNMFSGVSGTGNTRDALVIEIFTLVIYLFVTWYIGIYMKQPIAVVWFCEYVYFTALGLFSYFYLKSRRWELKSI